AACTACGTGGCCTCTGTTCCGGCCCAGCAGCGCGTGGGCAAGAGCTGGTTCCTGGGCAGCGCCAACGCGATCTACCAGTCCATGAACCTGATCGACGATGCCCGCCCGGACATCGTCGTGGTGATTGGCGCCGACCATGTGTACCGGATGGACTTCTCGCAGATGGTCGAAGCCCACATTGCGTCCGGCGCGTCGGTCAGCGTGGCAGCGGTCCGCCAGCCGCTGCACCTGGCCGACCAGTTCGGTGTCATTGAAACGGACCCGGAGAGCCCCGGCCGCATCGGCGCGTTCGTCGAGAAGCCGGCCACCACGCCGGGCCTGCCCGATGATCCGGACATGTTCCTGGCCTCCATGGGCAACTACGTCTTCAACACCGACGCCCTGGTCGAGGCGCTGAAGGTGGACGCCGAACGGCTGATCACCAAGCACGACATGGGCGGGGACATCATCCCGTACTTCGTGGAGCGCAATGACGCCGCTGTGTACGACTTTTCGCACAACGTCATCCCCGGCGCCACCGGCAGCGACCACCAGTACTGGCGCGACGTCGGTACCCTCGACTCGTACTATGACGCCAACATGGACCTCATTTCCCCGCTGCCGGCGTTCAACCTGTACAACCTGCAGTGGCCCATCTACACCCGGCAGAGCATCTCGCCGCCCGCGAAGTTCGTCCGCAGCGCTGCCGACCACCCCGGCACCGCGTTCGACTCGATCGTGTCCAACGGCGTCGTCATCTCCGGCGGCACGGTCACCGGATCCGTGCTGGCTCCGGATGTGTATGTCGATTCCGGCGCCACGGTCTCCGATTCCGTCCTCATGGACGGCATCCATGTCGGTGCCGGTGCCGTGGTGCGCCGGGCCATCATCGACAAGAACGTGGTGATTCCGCCGGGAGCCACCATCGGGGTTGACCGCGACCTGGACCTGGCCCGCGGGTTCACCGTGACCGCCTCCGGCCTCACGGTGCTGAGCAAGGGGCAGAAGGTCGCGCTTCCGGAACCCGAACCGGAAGTTGCTCCCGTTTAGGCATCCGCCGGCTGTGATCTTCCCCCGCCGCGGCGCCCGCAATAGCGGGCGCCGCGGCGTTTCGTTGTAAGGTCGGAAGGCACAAAAATTTGCCTTCGCCGTGTTGTTCGCCGGCGGGAAACACAGCAGAAACGACTTTTCATGAGCACCCCCGACCTGACTCCCGAAGATCTGCAGGCCTGCCTGCGGGTCCTGTCCTCCATCCACGTCCTGGACGAGGAGCACCCGGATTACGTTGCCGTCCGCCGGGCGACCGCCAAAATGTTCAAATCCGTGAAGAAGCACCGGAAGAATGAAAAGCGCGACGCCGCTGCGGACGCCGACCGCGCCGTCGTCGCCCGCACCGCCACCGGAGCCGCCGACCGCATCGACGACGAAACCCGCGGCGCCCAGCTGCGGACCTCGGCGCACGGACCGTCGGCCGGAACGCTGCTGAAGCCGCGCAACTGCTACATCTGCAAGCAGCCCTACACCGTGGTTGACGCGTTCTACCACCAGCTCTGCCCGGAATGTGCTGCCTTCAGCCACGCCAAGCGCGACGCCCGCACCGACCTCACCGGAAAACGTGCCCTGCTGACCGGCGGCCGCGCCAAGATCGGCATGTACATCGCCCTGCGGCTGCTGCGCGACGGCGCGCACACCACCATCACCACCCGCTTCCCCAAGGACGCCGCCCGGCGCTTCGCCGCCATGGAGGACTCCGCGGACTGGCTGCACCGGCTGCGGATCGTCGGCATTGACCTGCGCGACCCGGCGCAGGTCATCTCGCTGGCCGAGTCAGTGGCCGACGCCGGGCCCCTGGACATCCTGATCAACAACGCCGCCCAGACAGTGCGCCGCACGTCCAACGCGTACCAGCCGCTGGTCGACGCCGAGCTCGAGGAACTGCCGGCCGGCAACATGCCGGAGCTGGTGACCTTCGGCCACACCCACAACGCCCATCCCACAGCACTGGCGGGGTCGATCGCGGAACATCCCGTGCTCGCCGGCGACGCCGTCACCTCGCTGGCGCTGACGGCCGGTTCCTCCTCGCTGGAGAAGCTGGGCGCCGGAACGGCCATTGACGCCGGCGGACTGGTGCCGGACACCGCACCGATCAACAGCTGGACCCAGGTGGTGGACCAGGTGGAACCGCTGGAGATGCTCGAGGTCCAGCTCTGCAACGTGACCGCACCATTCCTGCTGGTCAACCGGTTGCGGCCGGCCATGGCCGCCTCGGGCGCCCGCCGGAAGTACATCGTGAACGTCTCGGCGATGGAGGGCCAGTTCTCCCGCCGGTACAAGGGCCCCGGGCATCCGCACACCAACATGGCCAAGGCCTCGCTGAACATGCTCACCCGCACCAGCGCCGAAGAAATGCTGGAAAGCGACGGCATCCTGATGACGGCCGTGGACACCGGCTGGATCACCGATGAGCGGCCGCATCCCACGAAGGTGCGCCTGGCCGAGGAGGGCTTCCACGCCCCCCTGGACCTGGTCGACGGCGCTGCCCGGGTCTACGACCCGATCGTCATGGGTGAGGAAGGCGTTGACCAGTTCGGCGTCTTCCTGAAGGACTACAAGCCCTCACCCTGGTAAGCCGGCGCTGAGGTCCGCAGCCGGAAGCGGGAGACCGCCTTCCGGATCTCGGAGATCCACAGCGCCGTCGACCCGACGCCGAGGGCCAGGAACCACTGGCCGGAGGTCAGGTCGGTGGTGTCGAAGAGCCCCTGCAGCACGCCCAGCTGCACCACCAGGACCTGCAGGACGACGACGGCGGCCAGCGACACCCAGATCGCCCGGTTGGTGAAGGTGTGCAGCGAGAAGACGCTGCCCGTGGCCGAGCGGACGTTCAGCAGGTTGAAGGCCTGGTAGAACACGAAGGTCGTGAACGCCAGGGTGGTGGCGAACAGCGGGTCGCCGGCGCTTTCGGGATACATCTGCGGCGCCAGGTACAGGACGCTGCAGGTCCCCACCGCCATGACAATGCCCATCGTCAGGATCCGCAGGATCCGCCGGCGAGTCAGCAGCGGTTCCCGGGCCGGCCGCGGCGGCTGCTTCATCAGGTCAGGATCGGCCGGGTCCACGCCCAGCGCCAGCGCCGGCGGGCCGTCCATGATGATGTTGACCCAGAGGATCTGCAGGGCGGTGAAGGGCGCTCCGCCGGCCAGCGAGAACGCCGCAGCCGCCAGGAAAATCAGCACGAACCCCCACGCCGTGGTGAGCTGGAAGCTGACGAACTTGAGGATGTTCGCGTAGATGCCCCGGCCTTCCTGCACAGCGGTGACGATGGTGGCGAAATTGTCATCCGTGAGGATCATCCGCGCCGCGCCCTTGGACACGTCGGTGCCGGTGATGCCCATCGCGATGCCGATGTCGGCGCGCTTGAGCGCCGGGGCGTCGTTGACGCCGTCGCCGGTCATGGCAACCACGGCGCCGTCCGCCTGCAGCGCCTCCACCATCCGGATCTTGTGCTCGGGCGAAACCCGCGCCAGCACCCCGTAGCCGGGAGCCCGTTCGCGCAGCGCCTGGTCGTCGAGGCCGTCAAGGGCGGAGCCGGAGACCGCTTCGCCGCCGATTCCAAGGTCCTTGGCGATGGCGGAGGCAGTGATCAGGTGGTCGCCGGTAATCATGTGCACGCTGATTCCGGCCCGGTGGGCCCGCGCTATCGCTTCGGCGGCTTCGGGGCGGGGCGGATCCATGATGCCGACGACGGCGTACAGGGTCAGCCCGGTGACGCTGTCCCGGAGGGCATCGGAATCGGCGGGCAGCCCGCCGTCCACCGGCCGGCCCGCTGCTGCCATGGTGCGCAGCCCCTGCCGGGCCAGGGCCGCCACTTCCTCCGAAATCCGTTTCCGGTCCTCGGGGCGCAGCGGCCGGTCTCCGTCCGCGGTGGACAGGAACTCCGAGCGCTCCAGCAGGACTCCGGGGGCTCCCTTGGCGTAGCAGAACAGTTCCCCGCCCGCCGCCTCCCCGGGCGCTCTCTCTCCGGATGCGTCGTCGGCCGCGTCCCCGCCGCCGGGAGAACGGTTGAACGTGGCCATGAATTTGTAGTCGGAGTCGAAGGGAACTTCGGCCATCCGCGGATGGGAAGCGCGTGCGCCGTCGGCGTCGATGCCGCCCTTTTCCGCCAGCACCACCAGGGCGCCCTCGGTGGGATCACCGGTGAGGACGCCGTTGCGCACCGATGCGTCGTTGCACAGGGCGAAGCCGAGGAAGGCCGGGGTAAGGGCGGAGACCGGGTGTCCGTCGGCGCTGAGCAGGGCCCCTTCGGTGGAGTACCCGGACCCTGACACCCGGAAGACCCGGCCGGAGGCCGCGTAGACGCGCCGCACGGTCATCTCGTTCAGGGTCAGGGTGCCGGTCTTGTCGGTGCAGATCTGGGAGGTGCTGCCCAGGGTCTCCACGGCCGCCAGCTGCTTGATGATGGCGCCGCGGGCAGCCAGCCGGGACGCTCCCATGGCCAGCGTGAAGGCGACGACGGCGGTCAGCCCTTCGGGGATGGTGGCCACTGCCAGGGAGACGGCGGTCAGGAACAGATCTTCCCAGCTGTCCCCGCGCAGCAGGCCGAGCACGAACACGACGGCGACGACGATCAGCGCCACGTAGGTCAGCAGCCTGGCCAGCTGGTCGATGCTGCGCTGCAGGATCGTTTTTTCGTCCGCCGTGGTGCCCAGGAGGTGGGCGATCCGGCCGATCTGGGTCTCCATGCCGGTGCCGGTGACCAGCAGCACCGCACGGCCGCGACTCACATCGGTGTCCATGTAGAGCATGTTGGTGCGGTCGCCCACCGGCAGTTCGGGGTCGGCCAGGGCAGCCGTGGTCTTGTTGACGGGCTGCGACTCCCCCGTCAGCGCTGCCTCGGCCACCTGCAGCCGGACGGCTTCCAGCAGCCGGCCGTCAGCGGGAATGGTGTCCCCTGCCTCCAGGAGGACCACGTCACCGGGCACCAGGTCGGTGCGCGGGATGTCCAGCGTCCGTCCGCCGCGGCGGACCGTGGCCACTGAGATCGAAGTGCTCCGCAGGGCTTCCAGGCTGTTTTCCGCCCGTTGCTCCTGCACATAGTTCAGCACCGTGTTCAGCGTGATCACCGCGAGGATGACCACCGGTGTTTCCCATTCCCGGGAGACGACGGCGCTGATGACGGCAGCACCGATCAGCACCAGGATGAGGCGGTCCGTCAGCAGGCCCAGGATCTTGCGCCAGGCCGGTACCTTCCGGCCCGCAGCCAGTTCGTTGCGGCCGTACCGGGTGGTGCGCTGCTGTGCCTGGTCGGCGGAGAGCCCGGTGTCCGGGGTAACCTCCAACTGCGCCGCAACCTGCGAAGCAGATAATGTCCAGGGCTGTTCGGGCATCTGATCGTCCACGTGCATGGGTTTGCCTCTGGCGGTAGGGGGTGCTGTTCACTCTAACAAAGCAGCCGCCGGCAAACTCCCGTTGGAACGGGAACCGGGAGCTGAGCGGTCATGTTTGGCGGGGAAGGGATTCTGCGGCAGGGTGGAACCGTGAACCGCACTCCCCGGCAAAGAACCGCCACCGCAGTGCTGCCCGGCCTGGTCACCGCTGCCGCGGCAGTGCTTCCTGCGTACCTGCTGCACTGGCTGTTTCCCTGGCTGCCGGTCCTGACCACGGCGGTGGTCCTTGGGCTGCTCGCCGCGAACCTGCCGGGGATTTCCCCGGCCGTGGCCGGCCCGCTGAAGCCGGGGCTGTCGCTGGCGGCCCGGAGACTGATGCGGGCCGGCATCGTGCTGCTGGGGTTGAAGGTCTCGCTGGTCGATATTGCCGGCCTGGGCTGGACCGCCCTGCTCCTGATCGCAGCGCTGGTGGGGGCGGCCTTCGCCGGAACCTACCTGGTGTGCCGGGCGTTTCGCCTGCCGGGGCAGGAGCCCCTGCTGATCGCTTCGGGCTTCTCGATCTGCGGAGTCTCCGCCATCGGTGCGATGGCCGCGGCCCGCAGGGTGCGGCACGAAGACACGGTGGTGCCGATAGCGCTGGTTACCCTTTGCGGAACGCTCGCCATCGGCGTGCTGCCGCTGCTGGGGTCGCTCCTGGATTTGCCGGCCGAAACGCTGGGCATCTGGGCCGGCGCCTCCGTCCACGACGTCGGCCAGGTGGTCGCCACCGCGCAGACGGCAGGCACGGCGGCGCTCGCCGCCGCCGTCGTCGTCAAGCTGGCGCGGGTGGTCCTGCTGGCTCCGCTGGCCGCCGCCGCCGGACTGCTCGGGCGCCGGTCGGCCCGGGGAGAACAGACCCCGGGCAAACTGCCGCCGCTGGTGCCGCTGTTTGTGGCCGGGTTCCTCGCCCTCATTGTTGTCCGCACCACCGGGGTGCTGCCGGAAAGCGTGCTGTCGGCCGCCGCCGTGGTGCAGGAAGTATTTTTCGCCGCCGCCCTCTTCGCCCTGGGCGCCGGAGTGCGGTTCCGGGCTCTGTTCGTGTCCGGATTCCGGGCCCTGGCCGCCGCACTGGTTTCCTGGTTCCTCATTGGCGGCCTGGGGCTGGCTCTGGCGCTGACCCTGTCCCGGTAAGGCCCGGGGCAGCGTCAGGGGACACTGAATCCGACCTTCACTCTTGCCCCCGGCGCCTGACGCCCCCTACTCTCGCCAGCACCAATTCAGCGACGCCGAATCCAGCTCACCGCCTCCTGCCCCAAAGGACGGGATATTTTGGCGAATCAACAGCGGGCCCACCCCGGCGGCACCGGTACCGGCAGCACGCGTTCAGGCGACGGGACCGCGCCGGCGGACGCCGGTGCCCCGCACCGGAACCGGAACAACCTGCTTTCAACCATGGCCGGCCTGGTGTTCTGCGGGGTGAGCCTGTGGTCCCTGCTGGGGAACCTGGTGGACCCGCACTACGGCGTCTCCCGCTACGAAACCTCGTGGGCGCTCGCCGCTGCCGCCGTGGTGTTGCTCCTGATGGCCGGCCTATACCTGGGCCTGCGGAAGGCCGAACCGCACCTGCTCAGACACCCCATCCCGGGACGGCTGGCATCGGCCGCGGTCTGGATGGCACTTTTCGCCCTGCAGGTACGGTTGTCCTGCGCCGTGCGGCTGCCGGCGGACTGGGACTCGCACCCCATGTTCGTGTCCGCGACGGGGCTGGCGCTGGGAACCCGGACCGAAATCGACTCCGGCTACTTCTCCCTGAACCCCAACAACATCCTGCTGACGCTGTTGCTGTCCGTGTACTTCGGCCTGGTCGTCTCGCTGGGCGTAACCGATCTGGAGGTCGCCGCCGCTTTCCTGAACGCCGTCGTGCTCTTCGCCGGGATCGCCCTGACGTACGCGGCGGCCCGCATGCTCGGAGGCCGCACGGTGGCCGCGTTCACGCTGCTTCCCTCCACCATTTTCGTGCTCTTGTCCCCGTGGCTCGGTGTCCTTTACTCAGACACGACGGGACTGGTTTTTCCGGTCCTGATCCTGTGCCTGCTGTTGGCTTCGCAGCGGTCCCGGCGTCTCGCCGGCCGGGTTGCGCTGTGGATTTTGGCCGGTGGGGCGGGAGCCGTGGGGTACGGCGTCAAACCAACAGTCATCATCTGCCTCCTTGCCGCCGGCATCACTGCGGCCTGCTCCCCCGTGCTGCGCGGCAGGGGCCGGAGCGCCGGGACCCTGCTCCTGGGCGCCGCAGTGGTTGCCGGCAGCGTCATGGCCGGACATCGGATCCTTGAGTTCCTGGAACAGCGGACGACGGCGATCGGGTTCGATGTCGAGGACAACCCGGCGGCCATCCCGCCAACCCATTTCCTGAAGGTCGGGTCGCAGAGCAGGCAAGGACCCCACGGCCTGCTTTACGGCTGCTTCAACAATGAGGACTACTGGAGCACGGTGAATATTGCCGATCCGGACGAGCGGTTCCAGCAGGGACTCCACGTTTATGCGGAGCGGGTGTCCGCCATGGGTCCGGCCGGCTATGCGGACTTCCTGAACCACAAGCTGCTGTGGGTCACCGGGGACGGCTCCTTCTTCTCTTGGGGTGAGGGCGTCCGGACGGGCGATGAGTTTGTGTCCACCGCTCCGGCGGACCGCGGCATTCAGGATATGTACGGCAACAACCGTCCCGGGTTCCCCTGGCTGTTGTCGCTCTGGCAGGGGGCGTGGTTTGTGGTGCTGGCACTGGTGGCGGTGCCGCTGGTGTTTCGAACGCCCCGTCTGTTGCTGCCGGAGGTCTCTGCCGTGCGCATAGCACTGCTCGGGCTGCTGCTGTTCCTGTTGCTGTCCGAGGGCCGGGCCCGCCTCCTGTACCTCTACGTCCCGTACTTCATCCTGCTTGCTTCGCTCTCCTTCCAGGCAGTGGCGGACAGTCTCCTGCCGGCCCGGGTGTTGCGCGGCCCGCGCGGCGGGCAAAGAGCGGAGTTCCGATCCGGGACCTGAGGCGACCGGAAGTGGTTGAATGATGGGGTGTCGAACCAGAATCTGCGCCGTGAAGAAGCCGCCGCCCGCTCAGCCCTTATATCCGTTGCAACCTACGACGTCGATCTTGATCTGAGCACCGCCGAGGACCCTGATGCTCCCGGGTTCCGGTCCCGGAGCACCATCACGTTCCGCTGTGCCGAGCCCGGCGCGGCCACGTTCCTGGACTTTATCCACGGCGGCGTGTCCTCCGTGGTCCTGAACGGCCGGGAGCTGCCGCTGGAGGGCACAGTGGACGGTTCGCGGATCCACTTGGCGGATTTGGCTCCCGAGAACACCGTCACGGTGGACGGGACGGCCCTGTACAGCCGCAGCGGCGAGGGAATGCACCGGTTCACCGATCCGGCGGATTCCCGCACCTACCTCTATACCCAGTACGAGCCCGCCGACGCCCGGCGCGTGTTTGCGAACTTCGAACAGCCGGACCTGAAGGCCGCCTTCACGTTCGCGGTAACGGCGCCCTCGGACTGGGCCGTGGCCTCCAACGGGGCAGAGGTCTCGTGCACGCCGCTTGCTGAGGGGCAGTACAGCCGCCGGGAATTCGCGCCCACCCGGCGCATCTCCACCTACATCACGTCGGTGCTGGCAGGACCGTATTTCAAGGCTGAGGATTCCTGGTCCGGAACACTGGAGGACGGGTCGGTCCTGGATGTTCCGCTGGGTGCCTACTGCCGGGCCTCCATGGCCGGGTCCTTTGATCCGCAGAACATCTTCGACATCACCAAGCGCGGCCTGGACTACTTCCACGGGCTGTTCGCCTACCCGTATCCGTTCGGCAAGTACGATTCAGCCTTCGTTCCCGAGTACAACCTGGGGGCCATGGAAAACCCGGGCCTGGTGACCTTTACCGACGCCTACGTGTTCCGATCCAAGGCCACCGAGGCCCAGTACGAGGCACGCGCCAACACCATCCTGCACGAAATGGCTCACATGTGGTTCGGCGACCTCGTGACCATGGCGTGGTGGGACGACCTCTGGCTGAAGGAATCCTTCGCCGACTACATGGGTGCCCTCGCCGTTGACCAGGCCACCGACTTCACCAATTCCTGGGTCTCCTTTGCCAACCGCCGCAAGGCCTGGGCGTATGTCCAGGACCAGCTGCCCACCACCCATCCGATCGTCGCGGACATCACCGACCTCGAAGCGGCCAAGCAGAATTTTGACGGCATCACCTACGCCAAGGGCGCGTCAGTGCTCAAGCAGCTGGTCGCCTACGTGGGCTTCGACGCGTTCATCGCGGCGGCCCGCAATTATTTCCGCGACCATGCCTACGGCAACACCACCCTCGCTGACCTGCTCGACGCCCTGAGCACGGCCTCGGGCCGGGACATGGCCGCCTGGTCCCGGCTGTGGCTGCAGACAGCCGGCGTGCCGACCCTGACTCCCCGCGTCGAAACGGACGACGACGGCGCCTACACCTCCGTGACGATTGTCCAGGACGCTCCGGATCCGGTCAGCGGCGAGCAGGTGCCGCGGCCGCACCGCCTGCGCATCGGACTGTACAACCCGGACAACACCGGCGACCTCGCCGCGGGAAGCACCCTGGTGCGCACCGGCAGCCTGGAGATCGACGTCGTCGGGCCGCGCACCGATGTGCCCGAGCTGGTGGGAACGCAGCGTCCGGCGCTGCTGCTGCTGAACGACGAGGACCTGACCTACGCCAAGATCCGGTTCGACAACGACTCCCTGCAGACCCTGCTGCATTTCCTGGGCCTGATTCCCGATCCGCTGACCCGGGCCGTGTGCTTCTCGGCCCTGTGGAACAGCGTTCGGGACGGGGCGCTCAGCGCCCGGGACTATGTCCGGCTGATCGTGCAGGCCGCGCCGGCGGAAACCGGGGCCGGCGTCCTGCAGGTGATCCTCGACAACGCCCGTTTTGCCGTGGACCGCTATGCTCCGGCGGAACACCGCAGCACCCTTCGCGAGAACCTGTACTCGCTGGTGGTCGAGCAGCTCCACGCCGCGGATCCCGGCAGCGACCGGCAGCTGGTGTGGGCCCGCAGCGCGGCGGCCCTGGGGCGGCGCAGCGCCGCGCACGCAGAGCTGCTGCGGGGCCTGCTGGACGGAACGGTGAAGGTGCCGGGGCTGGCCGTGGACTCGGACCTGCGCTGGCTGTTGTGGGTGGCGCTGGCCGCGACCGGCAATGCCCGCCGGGCGGAGCTGGACGCCGAACTGGCGCGCGATTCCACCGCTTCCGGACGGGTGGGCTTCACGACCGCGACGGCGGCGTTCCCCGAACCCGCCGCCAAGGCCGCCGCGTGGCAGGATGCCGTTCATTCGGACGAGCTGTCCAACCAGTTGCTGTCGGCCACCATCGAAGGCTTCACCATTGGCAGCACCGAGCTGTTGGGGGTCTTCGCCGCCGACTACTTCGCGTCGCTGGCCCTGGTGTGGAGCTCCCGCAGCATTGAGCTGGCCAGCCGCATTGTCACCGGGCTGTTCCCGGGCGCACAGGACCTGCCCGAGCACATGGTTCCCGCCGATCACCCGGTCCTGGTGGCCAGCATGGACTGGCTCGAGGCGAACCCGCAGGCCCCGGCGGCCCTGCGCAGGATCATCGTGGAGCAGCAGGACCAGCTGCTGCGGGCGCTGCGGGCACAGGCTGCCGGCAGGTAGGCGCCGGCGGTGTGCACGGACCCCGTGCGCACCGCTGCGCCGCCTGCGAGCATTGTGGCATGACGACTCACACGAACAGCCCGACCATCCTTCTGATCCCGGGACACTGGCTGGGAGCCTGGGCGTGGGACGAAGTCCTGGAACACCTGACTGCCATGGGCCGGCGAGCTGTTCCCCTCACCTTGCCCGGCCTCGACGGGACAGACCCGGACAGAGCGTCCAGGACTCTCCACGATCAGACAGCGGCAGTCGAGCAGGCCATGGCCGGGGAAACCGGCCCGGTGGTCATCGTCGCCCACAGCGGAGCCAGCACTCCGGTGAGCCTCGTGCTCGATCGGCACCCCCACCTGATCCGCCGGGTGATCTGGGTCGACAGTGGTCCGGTCGCGTCCGGTACCGTCTTCGACCCCGGTGTCCCCGCGGAAATGGAAGAGCTTCCGCTGCCGTCCTTTGAATCGCTCGGACAGCAGGCCAGTCTTGACGGCCTGAACGCCGACGTTCTTGAGCGTTTCCGGACGCGGGCGGTTCCCGAACCCGGGCCCGTGTTGCGCCAGCCTGTGGAGCTCGGCAACGAGGAACGGTTCAAGGTCCCGGCAACCCTTGTCTGCTGCTCGATCCCGAGCACCCAGATGATGGAGCTGGCCCGTTCCGGCCATCCCGTGTTCGCCGAAGTGGCCAGGCTCGAGAACCTGGACCTTATCGACCTGCCGACGGGCCACTGGCCCATGTGGAGCCGTCCCGCCGACCTTGCCGGGGTCCTCGCAGCAGCCTCCCAGGCCAGCTAAAGCGCAGCCCGCTACTCGGGGCAACGGGGCAGGACGGTCAGCGGTCCCGCTTGGCGACAGTCAGCAGCACCGCGGAGTCCTCCACTGCCTCGAGGGAATGCCGGGCCTGCGGCACGATCAGCAGGTCCCCTGCCGAGCCTTCCCAGGAATCCCCTTCCGAGTGCAGCCGGACACGGCCCTTCAGCACGTGGATCGTCGCTTCGCCGGGGTTTTCATGTTCGTCCAGGAGGAACCCGGCGTTCAGG
This genomic interval from Arthrobacter sp. zg-Y820 contains the following:
- a CDS encoding SDR family NAD(P)-dependent oxidoreductase, which produces MSTPDLTPEDLQACLRVLSSIHVLDEEHPDYVAVRRATAKMFKSVKKHRKNEKRDAAADADRAVVARTATGAADRIDDETRGAQLRTSAHGPSAGTLLKPRNCYICKQPYTVVDAFYHQLCPECAAFSHAKRDARTDLTGKRALLTGGRAKIGMYIALRLLRDGAHTTITTRFPKDAARRFAAMEDSADWLHRLRIVGIDLRDPAQVISLAESVADAGPLDILINNAAQTVRRTSNAYQPLVDAELEELPAGNMPELVTFGHTHNAHPTALAGSIAEHPVLAGDAVTSLALTAGSSSLEKLGAGTAIDAGGLVPDTAPINSWTQVVDQVEPLEMLEVQLCNVTAPFLLVNRLRPAMAASGARRKYIVNVSAMEGQFSRRYKGPGHPHTNMAKASLNMLTRTSAEEMLESDGILMTAVDTGWITDERPHPTKVRLAEEGFHAPLDLVDGAARVYDPIVMGEEGVDQFGVFLKDYKPSPW
- the pepN gene encoding aminopeptidase N, whose protein sequence is MSNQNLRREEAAARSALISVATYDVDLDLSTAEDPDAPGFRSRSTITFRCAEPGAATFLDFIHGGVSSVVLNGRELPLEGTVDGSRIHLADLAPENTVTVDGTALYSRSGEGMHRFTDPADSRTYLYTQYEPADARRVFANFEQPDLKAAFTFAVTAPSDWAVASNGAEVSCTPLAEGQYSRREFAPTRRISTYITSVLAGPYFKAEDSWSGTLEDGSVLDVPLGAYCRASMAGSFDPQNIFDITKRGLDYFHGLFAYPYPFGKYDSAFVPEYNLGAMENPGLVTFTDAYVFRSKATEAQYEARANTILHEMAHMWFGDLVTMAWWDDLWLKESFADYMGALAVDQATDFTNSWVSFANRRKAWAYVQDQLPTTHPIVADITDLEAAKQNFDGITYAKGASVLKQLVAYVGFDAFIAAARNYFRDHAYGNTTLADLLDALSTASGRDMAAWSRLWLQTAGVPTLTPRVETDDDGAYTSVTIVQDAPDPVSGEQVPRPHRLRIGLYNPDNTGDLAAGSTLVRTGSLEIDVVGPRTDVPELVGTQRPALLLLNDEDLTYAKIRFDNDSLQTLLHFLGLIPDPLTRAVCFSALWNSVRDGALSARDYVRLIVQAAPAETGAGVLQVILDNARFAVDRYAPAEHRSTLRENLYSLVVEQLHAADPGSDRQLVWARSAAALGRRSAAHAELLRGLLDGTVKVPGLAVDSDLRWLLWVALAATGNARRAELDAELARDSTASGRVGFTTATAAFPEPAAKAAAWQDAVHSDELSNQLLSATIEGFTIGSTELLGVFAADYFASLALVWSSRSIELASRIVTGLFPGAQDLPEHMVPADHPVLVASMDWLEANPQAPAALRRIIVEQQDQLLRALRAQAAGR
- a CDS encoding cation-translocating P-type ATPase, with the protein product MHVDDQMPEQPWTLSASQVAAQLEVTPDTGLSADQAQQRTTRYGRNELAAGRKVPAWRKILGLLTDRLILVLIGAAVISAVVSREWETPVVILAVITLNTVLNYVQEQRAENSLEALRSTSISVATVRRGGRTLDIPRTDLVPGDVVLLEAGDTIPADGRLLEAVRLQVAEAALTGESQPVNKTTAALADPELPVGDRTNMLYMDTDVSRGRAVLLVTGTGMETQIGRIAHLLGTTADEKTILQRSIDQLARLLTYVALIVVAVVFVLGLLRGDSWEDLFLTAVSLAVATIPEGLTAVVAFTLAMGASRLAARGAIIKQLAAVETLGSTSQICTDKTGTLTLNEMTVRRVYAASGRVFRVSGSGYSTEGALLSADGHPVSALTPAFLGFALCNDASVRNGVLTGDPTEGALVVLAEKGGIDADGARASHPRMAEVPFDSDYKFMATFNRSPGGGDAADDASGERAPGEAAGGELFCYAKGAPGVLLERSEFLSTADGDRPLRPEDRKRISEEVAALARQGLRTMAAAGRPVDGGLPADSDALRDSVTGLTLYAVVGIMDPPRPEAAEAIARAHRAGISVHMITGDHLITASAIAKDLGIGGEAVSGSALDGLDDQALRERAPGYGVLARVSPEHKIRMVEALQADGAVVAMTGDGVNDAPALKRADIGIAMGITGTDVSKGAARMILTDDNFATIVTAVQEGRGIYANILKFVSFQLTTAWGFVLIFLAAAAFSLAGGAPFTALQILWVNIIMDGPPALALGVDPADPDLMKQPPRPAREPLLTRRRILRILTMGIVMAVGTCSVLYLAPQMYPESAGDPLFATTLAFTTFVFYQAFNLLNVRSATGSVFSLHTFTNRAIWVSLAAVVVLQVLVVQLGVLQGLFDTTDLTSGQWFLALGVGSTALWISEIRKAVSRFRLRTSAPAYQGEGL
- a CDS encoding alpha/beta fold hydrolase; its protein translation is MTTHTNSPTILLIPGHWLGAWAWDEVLEHLTAMGRRAVPLTLPGLDGTDPDRASRTLHDQTAAVEQAMAGETGPVVIVAHSGASTPVSLVLDRHPHLIRRVIWVDSGPVASGTVFDPGVPAEMEELPLPSFESLGQQASLDGLNADVLERFRTRAVPEPGPVLRQPVELGNEERFKVPATLVCCSIPSTQMMELARSGHPVFAEVARLENLDLIDLPTGHWPMWSRPADLAGVLAAASQAS
- a CDS encoding putative sulfate exporter family transporter, which encodes MNRTPRQRTATAVLPGLVTAAAAVLPAYLLHWLFPWLPVLTTAVVLGLLAANLPGISPAVAGPLKPGLSLAARRLMRAGIVLLGLKVSLVDIAGLGWTALLLIAALVGAAFAGTYLVCRAFRLPGQEPLLIASGFSICGVSAIGAMAAARRVRHEDTVVPIALVTLCGTLAIGVLPLLGSLLDLPAETLGIWAGASVHDVGQVVATAQTAGTAALAAAVVVKLARVVLLAPLAAAAGLLGRRSARGEQTPGKLPPLVPLFVAGFLALIVVRTTGVLPESVLSAAAVVQEVFFAAALFALGAGVRFRALFVSGFRALAAALVSWFLIGGLGLALALTLSR
- a CDS encoding cupin domain-containing protein → MEKKSLTALVRTQLQLAGGASSGRSAQTVYGGHEHVLRQTLIALNAGFLLDEHENPGEATIHVLKGRVRLHSEGDSWEGSAGDLLIVPQARHSLEAVEDSAVLLTVAKRDR